In one Winogradskyella sp. MH6 genomic region, the following are encoded:
- a CDS encoding 4a-hydroxytetrahydrobiopterin dehydratase, with protein MKLDESTIEKKLLHFPEWEYYDNAIHIELEFDNFKDCFSAMSRIAFECEALNHHPNWSNVYNVLNISLSTHDAGGVTQKDFDLAEAIEAIVEAEE; from the coding sequence ATGAAACTAGACGAATCTACTATTGAAAAGAAATTGCTTCACTTTCCAGAATGGGAATATTATGATAATGCTATACATATAGAACTTGAGTTTGACAACTTTAAGGATTGCTTTAGTGCCATGAGCAGAATTGCTTTTGAGTGCGAAGCATTGAATCATCATCCCAATTGGAGTAATGTGTACAATGTTTTAAACATATCACTATCTACACATGATGCAGGTGGAGTTACACAAAAAGATTTCGATTTAGCAGAGGCTATTGAAGCCATTGTAGAAGCTGAAGAATAG
- the gcvT gene encoding glycine cleavage system aminomethyltransferase GcvT, producing MKNTALSETHIALGAKMVPFAGYNMPVQYEGVNIEHETVRQAVGVFDVSHMGEFLIEGPNALDLIQKVSSNDASKLEIGKAQYSCLPNDDGGIVDDLIIYKVKDETYLLVVNASNIEKDWNWITSKNDVGADMRDLSEDYSLLAIQGPKAVEAMQSLSSHDLSAIKFYNFVVGDFAGIEHVIISATGYTGSGGFEIYCKNSEVKQIWDKVLEAGADFGIKPIGLAARDTLRLEMGYCLYGNDIDDTTSPIEAGLSWVCKFNKEFTNSEALQAEKERTPERKLVAFKLDERGIPRQGYDIVDNNGNIIGNVTSGTMSPSLGIGIGLGYVPKVFSTVDSKINIQVRKKAIPATVVKLPFYKG from the coding sequence ATGAAAAATACTGCTTTATCAGAAACACATATAGCCTTAGGTGCTAAGATGGTACCGTTTGCCGGATACAACATGCCTGTACAATACGAAGGTGTAAATATAGAACACGAAACCGTAAGACAAGCTGTTGGTGTTTTTGATGTATCGCACATGGGAGAGTTTTTAATTGAAGGACCTAATGCATTAGACCTTATACAAAAGGTATCGAGTAATGACGCGTCAAAATTAGAAATAGGAAAAGCACAATACAGTTGTTTACCAAATGATGATGGAGGAATTGTAGATGATCTCATTATTTATAAAGTTAAAGACGAGACCTATCTGCTTGTTGTTAATGCCAGCAATATTGAAAAAGACTGGAACTGGATAACATCAAAAAATGATGTTGGTGCAGATATGCGAGATTTAAGTGAAGATTATTCCCTTTTAGCAATACAAGGCCCAAAAGCTGTGGAAGCAATGCAATCATTATCTAGTCATGATCTATCTGCGATTAAGTTCTACAATTTTGTAGTTGGTGATTTTGCAGGTATAGAGCATGTTATCATCTCCGCTACTGGCTATACAGGTAGTGGTGGCTTTGAGATTTATTGTAAAAACTCTGAAGTAAAACAAATTTGGGATAAAGTATTAGAAGCTGGTGCTGACTTTGGTATAAAACCAATTGGACTAGCTGCAAGAGATACGCTTCGTCTAGAAATGGGTTATTGCTTGTATGGAAATGATATCGACGATACCACATCACCTATTGAAGCAGGTTTAAGTTGGGTGTGCAAATTCAACAAGGAATTTACAAATAGCGAAGCTTTACAAGCTGAAAAAGAACGTACACCAGAGCGTAAATTGGTGGCTTTTAAATTAGATGAAAGAGGTATTCCTCGTCAAGGTTACGATATTGTAGACAACAACGGTAATATCATTGGTAATGTAACATCTGGTACTATGAGCCCAAGTTTAGGCATTGGTATAGGACTAGGATATGTACCTAAAGTTTTCTCTACAGTTGATAGCAAAATAAATATTCAAGTACGTAAAAAGGCTATTCCAGCTACTGTAGTAAAGCTTCCATTTTATAAAGGATAG
- a CDS encoding porin family protein: protein MKKLILLFAVFATFTFAASAQEIADNAIGLRLGDDDGFGAEISYQRALGGNNRLELDLGIRSGNNYDGFKLTGLYQWVWHLDGSFNWYAGAGGGVGSYSVDVPGGEDFDDTFLFVAGDVGIEYNFDIPLQLSLDIRPELGFGDFRDDVGIDLALGIRYQF, encoded by the coding sequence ATGAAAAAATTAATTTTGTTATTTGCCGTTTTTGCAACCTTCACTTTTGCTGCCAGTGCACAAGAAATTGCAGACAATGCTATTGGTCTTAGACTTGGTGACGATGATGGATTTGGAGCAGAAATTTCATACCAAAGAGCACTTGGAGGAAACAATAGACTTGAACTAGATTTAGGTATAAGAAGTGGAAATAACTATGATGGGTTTAAACTTACTGGTTTGTACCAATGGGTTTGGCACCTAGACGGTAGTTTTAATTGGTATGCAGGTGCTGGTGGCGGAGTTGGATCTTATAGTGTAGACGTACCTGGTGGAGAAGACTTTGATGATACATTTCTTTTCGTTGCTGGAGATGTAGGTATTGAGTACAACTTTGATATTCCATTACAACTTTCCTTAGATATTAGACCAGAACTTGGTTTTGGTGATTTTAGGGATGATGTTGGTATTGACTTAGCTCTAGGTATTAGATACCAATTCTAA
- a CDS encoding sugar nucleotide-binding protein, whose translation MKKNLSKHRILILGASGYLGNTIYKELGPYFKTFGTYRTPKNVFESNKQFFHYNVEEDDVYEILEATKPTIIISALRGDFNAQTIAHQHIAEYALEYGTKIIFLSSANVFDAYSKYPSYELDKTLSHSIYGHFKIKIENMLLRLPKKQVAVLRLPMVFGQQCPRIQEMKLFISENESVEIFPNLIMNVTLDKKVTQQIHYIINREKYGIFHLGSTDLVHHDEFVKQILEAISPKKFLLKHVYTTNDDRYLAVLPKFNKLPKHLQITSDKVLEELTK comes from the coding sequence ATGAAGAAGAATTTAAGCAAACACAGAATCCTAATTCTTGGTGCTAGCGGTTACCTTGGTAACACGATCTATAAAGAATTGGGCCCTTATTTTAAGACTTTTGGAACTTATAGAACTCCAAAAAACGTATTTGAGAGTAATAAGCAATTTTTTCATTATAATGTTGAAGAGGATGATGTTTATGAAATTTTAGAAGCTACAAAGCCTACTATTATAATTTCAGCCTTGAGAGGAGATTTTAATGCTCAGACCATTGCTCACCAACACATAGCTGAATATGCATTGGAGTATGGTACAAAAATAATCTTCCTTTCTTCAGCCAATGTTTTTGATGCCTACAGTAAATATCCAAGTTACGAACTAGATAAAACGCTAAGTCACAGTATTTACGGACATTTTAAGATAAAAATTGAAAACATGCTACTTCGCTTACCCAAAAAGCAAGTAGCTGTGTTAAGATTACCTATGGTTTTTGGGCAGCAATGTCCGAGAATACAAGAAATGAAACTATTTATTTCTGAAAATGAATCGGTCGAAATCTTTCCTAACTTAATAATGAATGTTACACTAGACAAAAAAGTAACACAACAAATTCATTATATCATCAACCGTGAGAAATATGGAATATTTCATTTAGGGAGTACAGATTTGGTACATCATGATGAATTTGTAAAGCAAATTTTAGAAGCAATTAGTCCTAAAAAGTTCTTATTAAAACACGTTTACACAACTAATGACGATCGTTATCTCGCTGTATTACCAAAGTTTAACAAACTACCTAAGCATCTTCAAATTACAAGTGATAAGGTTTTAGAAGAACTTACAAAATAA